GGCACCACCATGGTCATCAAATACGGCGGCAACGCCATGGTTAACGACGACCTTCGACGGGCCTTTGCCGAGGACATCGTGTTCCTCCACCACGCCGGCGTGCACCCGGTGGTTGTCCACGGCGGCGGCCCGCAGATCAGCGCCATGCTGGACCGGCTCGGTATCGCCTCCGAATTCCGCGGCGGGCTGCGGGTGACTACTCCCGAGGCGATGGACGCGGTGCGCATGGTCCTGACCGGCCAGGTGGGCCGCGAGCTCGTAGGCCTCGTTAACGCGCACGGTCCCTACGCCGTCGGACTGTCCGGCGAGGACGGCGGCCTGCTGGAGGCCGTACGGACCGGCATCGTGGTGGACGGAGAAGAACTGGACCTCGGCCTGGTCGGGGAAGTGACGGGGGTCAACCCCGGCGCGATCCTGGACATCATTGCCGCCGGACGGATCCCGGTGATCAGCACTGTGGCACCGGAGGTGGATGCCGACGGCGGCCCCACCGGACAGGTGCTCAACGTCAACGCCGATACGGCCGCCTCTGCCCTGGCCGTAGCCCTCGGCGCGTCGCGGCTGGTGGTCCTCACGGACGTGGAGGGCCTCTACGGAGATTGGCCGGACAAGTCCTCGCTGATCTCCTCCCTGACAGCCGGGGAACTGCGGGCCATGCTGCCCGGCCTCGAAGCGGGCATGATCCCCAAGATGCAGGCATGCCTCGCCGCCGTAGACGGCGGCGTTGACCGCGCCGCAGTAGTGGACGGCCGGATGGCGCACTCCATGCTGCTGGAAATCTTCACCGAAGCCGGAATCGGCACCCAGGTAGTACCGGAGGACAAAGATGCATAACCCGGATACCCGGGGCGCAACGCCCGGAACGGCAGCCCAAGGCACGCAGGAGGAATGGCTGAACCGCTACGGCTCCTCCCTGATGGGCGTCTTCGGTGCTCCGCAGCGGGTGCTTGTCCGCGGCAGCGGCTGCTATGTGGAAGACGCCGACGGGAAGCAGTACCTCGACCTGCTGGGCGGCATTGCCGTCAACTCCCTGGGCCACGCCCATCCGGCACTCGTGGCAGCGGTGTCCGATCAGCTTGCCACCCTCGGCCACGTGTCCAACTTCTTCACCAGCCTTCCGCAGGTGGAGCTGGCCGAACGGCTGCTGGCGCTTGCCGACGCTCCGCAGGGTTCGAAGGTGTTCTTTGCGAACTCCGGTGCCGAAGCCAACGAGGCAGCCTTCAAGCTGGCCCGGCGGAACTCCGACCCCGCTGCCGGACGCACCCGGATCCTGGCGCTCGAAGGAGCTTTCCACGGCAGGACCATGGGAGCGCTGGCCCTCACGGCAAAACCTGCCTACCGGGAACCCTTCGAACCGTTGCCCGGGGGAGTGGAGCACCTTCCGTTCGGGGACATCGACGCACTGCTGGGCGCAGTAGATGAGACCGTAGCCGCTGTTTTCCTGGAACCGATCCAGGGCGAGGCAGGAGTACGGATGCTTCCCCCGGGCTACCTGCAGGCCGCCCGCGAGGCCACTCGCGCTGCAGGCGCGCTGCTGGTCATTGACGAAGTGCAGACCGGCATCGGCCGTACGGGCAAATGGTTCGCCTCCGAAGGCGTCCTTCCGGATGCCATGACCCTGGCCAAGGGACTCGGCGGCGGCTTCCCCGTCGGCGCCATGATCACCTTCGGCGAGCGGACCTCCGGGTTGCTGGCGGCCGGAATGCACGGAACCACGTTCGGCGGGAATCCCGTGGCTGCCGCTGCAGCCCTGGCTACCCTGTCCGTGCTGGAATCGGTGCTGGCCAATGTGCGCAGCACCGGGGACTACCTGCGCCGGGAACTCGCAGCTCTGGATTTCGTGGCCGAGGTGCGCGGGGAGGGCCTCCTCATCGGTATCGACCTGGTCGACGACGTTGCTCCCGCCATGGTCGCGGCCGCTCTGGAAGCGGGTTTCATCATCAACAGCACCGGCCCGGGAACGCTGCGGCTGGCCCCGCCGCTGATCCTGACTTCGGAGCAGGCCTGCACCTTCCTGGACGCACTGCCGGGTATCCTGCGAGCGGCCGCTGGTGGTGCCTCGGACACGGGTGCCGCTTCCGCTTCCGTTCCCGCCGCCGCGACCACCCCAGACTCCGTACCCGGTGCCACCGGCACAACCACTGAAGGAAAACCATGACCCGTCATTTCCTGGTCGACACCGACCTCACGCAGGCGGAACAGGCCGAAGTCCTGGATCTGGCCGATGCGCTCAAGAAGGACCGCTACAAACACCAGCCGTTCGCCGGCGAATCCACCGGCCGCAAGACTGTGGCCGTCATCTTCGACAAGACCTCCACCCGGACCCGGGTGTCCTTTGCGGCCGGCATCTCCGATCTGGGCGGCGTTCCGCTGATCATCGGCGCGGGGGAGTCCCAGCTGGGACATAAGGAGAGCGTCGCGGACACCACCAAGGTGCTGGAACGCATGGT
This genomic stretch from Arthrobacter sp. zg-Y1110 harbors:
- a CDS encoding acetylornithine transaminase, which codes for MHNPDTRGATPGTAAQGTQEEWLNRYGSSLMGVFGAPQRVLVRGSGCYVEDADGKQYLDLLGGIAVNSLGHAHPALVAAVSDQLATLGHVSNFFTSLPQVELAERLLALADAPQGSKVFFANSGAEANEAAFKLARRNSDPAAGRTRILALEGAFHGRTMGALALTAKPAYREPFEPLPGGVEHLPFGDIDALLGAVDETVAAVFLEPIQGEAGVRMLPPGYLQAAREATRAAGALLVIDEVQTGIGRTGKWFASEGVLPDAMTLAKGLGGGFPVGAMITFGERTSGLLAAGMHGTTFGGNPVAAAAALATLSVLESVLANVRSTGDYLRRELAALDFVAEVRGEGLLIGIDLVDDVAPAMVAAALEAGFIINSTGPGTLRLAPPLILTSEQACTFLDALPGILRAAAGGASDTGAASASVPAAATTPDSVPGATGTTTEGKP
- the argB gene encoding acetylglutamate kinase is translated as MITPAAAGERLRAQDKAATLIEALPWIQRFAGTTMVIKYGGNAMVNDDLRRAFAEDIVFLHHAGVHPVVVHGGGPQISAMLDRLGIASEFRGGLRVTTPEAMDAVRMVLTGQVGRELVGLVNAHGPYAVGLSGEDGGLLEAVRTGIVVDGEELDLGLVGEVTGVNPGAILDIIAAGRIPVISTVAPEVDADGGPTGQVLNVNADTAASALAVALGASRLVVLTDVEGLYGDWPDKSSLISSLTAGELRAMLPGLEAGMIPKMQACLAAVDGGVDRAAVVDGRMAHSMLLEIFTEAGIGTQVVPEDKDA